The Podarcis raffonei isolate rPodRaf1 chromosome 2, rPodRaf1.pri, whole genome shotgun sequence genome window below encodes:
- the NPTX1 gene encoding neuronal pentraxin-1 isoform X2 codes for MVLKVTPAFRGAASVGNFAPAMFAGVRCSLVLASFFFLRGCAQNFGQTRFICTSVPLDTDMCTSSMQSGGSTEDLKTTVLQLRETVLQQKETIMNQKETIRELTTKLGRCESQSSLDTVPSESKTGGGSNRKQTGSSKNTMGDLSRTPAAETLTQLGQTLQSLKTRLETLEQFSRMNSSSQTNSLKEILQNNIDDLEKQVLSRINSLEEGQKDNRPTDKFQLTFPLRTNYMYAKVKKSLPEMYAFTICMWIKSNASPGVGTPFSYAVPGQANELVLIEWGNNPMEILINDKVAKLPFVINDGKWHHICITWTTRDGVWEAYQDGTQRGNGENLAPYHPIKPQGVLVLGQEQDTLGGGFDATQAFVGELAHFNIWDRKLTPGEIYNLATCSTKALSGSVIAWSETNIDIYGGATKWTFEACRQIN; via the exons ATGGTGCTGAAAGTAACTCCAGCGTTCCGGGGCGCCGCGTCTGTTGGGAACTTTGCCCCGGCCATGTTCGCAGGGGTGCGGTGCAGCCTCGTGTTGGCCTCGTTCTTCTTTTTGAGAGGATGCGCCCAGAATTTCGGGCAGACCCGGTTTATCTGCACCTCGGTGCCGTTGGATACGGACATGTGCACTTCTTCTATGCAGAGCGGCGGCAGCACGGAAGACCTGAAGACCACCGTGCTACAGCTGCGGGAAACGGTGCTTCAGCAAAAGGAGACCATCATGAACCAAAAGGAAACCATCAGGGAACTAACCACGAAGCTGGGCAGGTGTGAGAGCCAGAGCTCGCTGGACACGGTCCCCAGTGAATCCAAAACGGGAGGGGGCTCCAACAGGAAGCAGACCGGCTCTTCGAAAAACACCATGGGGGATCTGTCCCGGACTCCGGCTGCCGAGACCTTGACCCAACTTGGGCAAACTTTGCAGTCGCTTAAAACAAGACTAGAAACCTTGGAG CAATTCAGTAGGATGAattcttccagccagaccaatTCCCTGAAGGAGATACTCCAGAATAACATCGATGACTTAGAGAAGCAAGTCCTGTCCCGAATTAACAGCCTGGAAGAAG GCCAGAAAGACAATCGGCCAACAGATAAGTTTCAGCTGACTTTCCCCTTGAGAACCAACTATATGTATGCCAAGGTGAAGAAAAGCCTGCCAGAGATGTACGCCTTTACTATTTGCATGTGGATAAAATCGAATGCCTCCCCAGGTGTGGGCACACCCTTCTCTTATGCAGTACCTGGGCAAGCCAATGAGCTAGTGCTTATTGAGTGGGGCAATAATCCCATGGAGATCCTTATCAATGATAAG GTAGCAAAGCTTCCTTTTGTCATTAACGATGGGAAATGGCACCATATCTGCATCACATGGACAACCCGGGATGGTGTCTGGGAGGCTTATCAAGATGGCACACAACGAGGCAATGGGGAAAACCTGGCCCCTTATCATCCTATCAAGCCACAAGGGGTCCTTGTTTTGGGACAGGAACAG GACACACTTGGAGGTGGATTTGATGCCACTCAGGCATTTGTGGGAGAACTTGCCCACTTCAACATCTGGGATCGGAAGCTCACCCCAGGGGAGATCTACAACCTGGCCACGTGCAGCACCAAAGCCCTGTCTGGTAGTGTCATAGCCTGGTCCGAGACCAACATTGATATTTATGGTGGAGCCACCAAATGGACATTTGAAGCCTGCCGTCAGATCAACTAA
- the NPTX1 gene encoding neuronal pentraxin-1 isoform X1 — translation MVLKVTPAFRGAASVGNFAPAMFAGVRCSLVLASFFFLRGCAQNFGQTRFICTSVPLDTDMCTSSMQSGGSTEDLKTTVLQLRETVLQQKETIMNQKETIRELTTKLGRCESQSSLDTVPSESKTGGGSNRKQTGSSKNTMGDLSRTPAAETLTQLGQTLQSLKTRLETLEQFSRMNSSSQTNSLKEILQNNIDDLEKQVLSRINSLEEGKYNPKNETEERGKIESTLTSLHQRISDLEKGQKDNRPTDKFQLTFPLRTNYMYAKVKKSLPEMYAFTICMWIKSNASPGVGTPFSYAVPGQANELVLIEWGNNPMEILINDKVAKLPFVINDGKWHHICITWTTRDGVWEAYQDGTQRGNGENLAPYHPIKPQGVLVLGQEQDTLGGGFDATQAFVGELAHFNIWDRKLTPGEIYNLATCSTKALSGSVIAWSETNIDIYGGATKWTFEACRQIN, via the exons ATGGTGCTGAAAGTAACTCCAGCGTTCCGGGGCGCCGCGTCTGTTGGGAACTTTGCCCCGGCCATGTTCGCAGGGGTGCGGTGCAGCCTCGTGTTGGCCTCGTTCTTCTTTTTGAGAGGATGCGCCCAGAATTTCGGGCAGACCCGGTTTATCTGCACCTCGGTGCCGTTGGATACGGACATGTGCACTTCTTCTATGCAGAGCGGCGGCAGCACGGAAGACCTGAAGACCACCGTGCTACAGCTGCGGGAAACGGTGCTTCAGCAAAAGGAGACCATCATGAACCAAAAGGAAACCATCAGGGAACTAACCACGAAGCTGGGCAGGTGTGAGAGCCAGAGCTCGCTGGACACGGTCCCCAGTGAATCCAAAACGGGAGGGGGCTCCAACAGGAAGCAGACCGGCTCTTCGAAAAACACCATGGGGGATCTGTCCCGGACTCCGGCTGCCGAGACCTTGACCCAACTTGGGCAAACTTTGCAGTCGCTTAAAACAAGACTAGAAACCTTGGAG CAATTCAGTAGGATGAattcttccagccagaccaatTCCCTGAAGGAGATACTCCAGAATAACATCGATGACTTAGAGAAGCAAGTCCTGTCCCGAATTAACAGCCTGGAAGAAGGCAAGTACAACCCCAAGAACGAGActgaagaaagaggaaaaatagAAAGCACTTTAACTTCCCTTCACCAAAGGATCAGTGACCTAGAGAAAG GCCAGAAAGACAATCGGCCAACAGATAAGTTTCAGCTGACTTTCCCCTTGAGAACCAACTATATGTATGCCAAGGTGAAGAAAAGCCTGCCAGAGATGTACGCCTTTACTATTTGCATGTGGATAAAATCGAATGCCTCCCCAGGTGTGGGCACACCCTTCTCTTATGCAGTACCTGGGCAAGCCAATGAGCTAGTGCTTATTGAGTGGGGCAATAATCCCATGGAGATCCTTATCAATGATAAG GTAGCAAAGCTTCCTTTTGTCATTAACGATGGGAAATGGCACCATATCTGCATCACATGGACAACCCGGGATGGTGTCTGGGAGGCTTATCAAGATGGCACACAACGAGGCAATGGGGAAAACCTGGCCCCTTATCATCCTATCAAGCCACAAGGGGTCCTTGTTTTGGGACAGGAACAG GACACACTTGGAGGTGGATTTGATGCCACTCAGGCATTTGTGGGAGAACTTGCCCACTTCAACATCTGGGATCGGAAGCTCACCCCAGGGGAGATCTACAACCTGGCCACGTGCAGCACCAAAGCCCTGTCTGGTAGTGTCATAGCCTGGTCCGAGACCAACATTGATATTTATGGTGGAGCCACCAAATGGACATTTGAAGCCTGCCGTCAGATCAACTAA